GCTTCGGCCAGGACCAGACCTTGTCGAAGTTGACGTGCTGGCCGTGGAACTCCGCCTCGTCCTTGGTCCAGATCGCCTTCATCGCCCGCACCTGCTCCTCCAGGCGCTTGAATCGGGACGCGAAGACCGTGCCGTGGTTCTCCATCTCCTCCGCGTTCCAGCCGCCGCCGATGCCGAATTCGAAGCGCCCGCCCGAGAGCACGTCGAGGCTCGCGACCTCCTTGGCCGTGGTGATCGTGTCGCGCTCGATGATGAGACAGATGCCGGTGCCGATCCGGATGCGCTTGGTCGCCGCCGCGGCGGCCATGAGCGACACGAACGGGTCGAAGGTGTGGGAGTACTCCTTGGGCAGCTGGCCGCCGCTTGGGAAGGGGGTGCGCCGGCTCACCGGGATGTGAGTGTGCTCGGGGACGAAGAGCGACTCGAAGCCGCGCGCCTCGGCCTCCCGGGCCAGCTCGTCGATGCGGATCGCGTAGTCGGTGGCGAACATGCAGACGCCGATGTGCATGGAATCCTCCTGGATGGTCTGAGTGTACCGCGGTCGAGGGCAGTCTAGCGGCAGATGGAAGCAAAGTCCAATGCTCGGCAGACCAGTCTCCTGTTATTCTTGAAACGGGCTCGCGGCGACTGGCTGCGGCGAAGCCGAAGCTGCGCGCCGGGGGAGCGCACCACGCGATGAGCAATGTTCTCGGACGGTGGGGGCGGCAGGTGTATCGCCTCCGCTGGTGGCTGTTCGGCCTCTCGGTCCTCTCGCTTGTGCCTGCGATCATCGTCCTGGCGCAAGGCGCCAGGCTCGAAGCCGGCATCCTGCTCGCGACCACGCAGTCGGGACGCGCCGCCGACCTGATGGCCCGGCAGCTGCCCGGGCAGCCCGTCTCCTTCGACCTCATATTCAGCAGCCCCACGCTGCGCGCCACCGATCGCGCGTTCCGGGAAGAGGTGGCGCGGGCCCTGGCGCCGCTCAAGGCCGACGCGAAGGTCGCGCGGATCCGCACGGCGTACGATGCGGAGCCGCCGGATCCCGCCTATCTCTCGCGCGATAGGCAAAGCACCCGCGCCGTCGTCGAGCTCAAGGCCCGTTCCACGGGCCAGGCCTCGCTGGAGTTCTCGTCGGTTCCCCCCGCCGTGTACGCCTCGCTCCGCGCGCTGGTGCGGTCGGGCACGCTCGACGTGGTGGCGGCCGGCATGGTCCCGCTCAACCACGACTTCGTCGAGGTGGCGAAGCGGGATCTGGAGCGCGCGGAGCTGGTGATCCTGCCGGTGGTAGCCGTCTTCCTGCTCCTGGCCTTCGGGTCGGTGGTGGCGGCCCTGCTGCCTTTGGGCGTCGGGATGCTCGCCATGGTCGGCGGCATGGCGGGCACGACCCTCTTGGCCCGATACATGTCGGTATCCGCATATGCCCCGAACATCGTCACCATGATCGGGCTCGGCGTCTCCATCGACTATTCGCTCTTCATCGTGAACCGCTTCAGGGAGGAGATCGTGCGCCATCCGGTGCCCGAGGCGCTCG
This region of Candidatus Methylomirabilota bacterium genomic DNA includes:
- a CDS encoding LLM class F420-dependent oxidoreductase, giving the protein MHIGVCMFATDYAIRIDELAREAEARGFESLFVPEHTHIPVSRRTPFPSGGQLPKEYSHTFDPFVSLMAAAAATKRIRIGTGICLIIERDTITTAKEVASLDVLSGGRFEFGIGGGWNAEEMENHGTVFASRFKRLEEQVRAMKAIWTKDEAEFHGQHVNFDKVWSWPKPAQRPHPPVLLGGESSHTLQRVVDFCDGWFPRGRAAEVIMPALKDLRARAAKAGRDMKTISTSVFGAKPDEAMLESYATAGITRAILRLPPEGREGVLPLLDQWAKLIKK